cgattcccgtgtcggggccgatatttgtatgaaaatacgaatgtgtgttctcgggtcttgggtgtttaatatgtatttaagtatgtatctatctatatagttatatttatccgttgcttagtacccataacacaagctttgctaagcttactttgggactaggtcaattggtgtgaattgtcccgtgatatttatttaatttaagtctACAACTAGTCCCGTAATTACAATGAATGACCTATTCACTGTACGACTATGACGAGTCGTGTATCCTTGCGTTCCGTAGATACCTATGGTAGATAATGGTAGATACCTACATTACATCCCAAGTCTAtagtagctagctacatattagtaatctgtggtctataggtagagtcattcacgatgacgcgtgccgtgattcttatgtctaattttgacaaaatcacgcgtcttcgtggatggcactaggtatacgtCATTCGGAAGGCCGTTACCATGGTAACAAATATAGACATTGACATCAAAACAAATACAACATAACATCAAATTTCATGCAAAGTAGCTTGATAGTGCGGTGAGGATCCGAATCCAAAATAGGAGCCTCAAAATTATGCCAACACAGTTCAACCAAGAGTTATAAATAACTCGAGACATGGACAAGGATGTATCAAACTACTCAGTGGTGGGTAGGATAGGGGAGGGGGCACACGGGCTGGTGTTCAAAGCTCGACACTTGCCCACGGGACGAGAGGTAGCGCTGAAGAAGATCCTGATTAAGAACCTGGATGACGGTATACCGGTCAATGTGATGAGGGAGATCAAAGCGCTGCAGCTGTTGCGGTGTAAATATGTAagtaagttaggtacctactactatGTTAGGTAACTTTACCTACCTCCTAAAAGTATGACAATTTCGCTCGTGCGATCTGTTTTTGTCATGAAGAGGTTTTATATCCCTACTAGCTTACCCGCAGCGTCGCTTGCGCGAAAAGTTAGATCTGGCGGGAACTGAATTTAAATTCctggattttactgaattcccaAAACGTCGTGGTCTTCTATACATACGTTGTATTTAGAAAACCCAtagaaaatttaatgttttgtacTTTGGCCGTTATcgatctctttgtagttgactataggtacttataggtTCAACAAACCCCCGCTCACACCGCGCATTCCATTTTCGTGGTGTTCTATGTTTTTTACTTTCCAttgcatcaaaatatattatcACAGGTGATAAAGCTCCACGACATGTTCCCCCGAGGCATGAGCTTAGTCCTCGTGCTGGAGTATATGTGCTCAGGCCTCTGGGACATGCTCCACCACAACCAAAGCGAGATGACGCTACCTCGGGTCAAGACTTATGCGCAGATGCTGCTCAAAGGGACGCGGTACATGCACGCGCATTATGTCATGCATAGAGTAAGCATAAACGACCATCTCCTAGTCCTGCAAAGAATAACCACAAGTATTCGTTCTGCTGATAATCCAgcgaataataaaatacatctTTCTTTCTTCAGGATTTGAAACCGGCAAATTTGTTAATTAATCACGAGGGAATACTCAAAATAGCTGATTTGGGGCTCGCTCGACTTTACTGGCCAGACGGTGGAAGACCTTACTCACACCAAGTAGCCACGAGGTAGAGTAGTATTTTTCGCTTTTTTTGCTGGAGAAAATCAAGAGATTAAACAGAGTTTTGCTTTTAGATGGTATCGCGCCCCAGAGTTACTCTACGGAGCAAGATACTACTGCGAAAAGGTGGACTTGTGGGCCGTCGGCTGTATCATTGCAGAGATGATAACTAAAAAACCTATTTTTGCAGTAAGTTCGCAGCTATAAAATTTATTAGATACTTTAATTAGTAAAGTAGATACATACGCAAAATCGCCACTACGTCGCCGTCGCTCAGACGTCAACGTGGATGAACATGGATTGATCAGATAAAAATTAAGTAGAAGAAGAGAACTCCAAGTTTGCCGTGAAGGAAAAATGTAGGAGTCTGACGCCACTGTCAATATTTTCTAGGGGGAATCCGACATCGAGCAACTAGCAATAGTGCTGCAGCACCTCGGCACGCCAACTGAGGAGAGTTGGCCGGGGCACGCAGACCTCCCCGATTTCCACAAGATCACGTTCCCGCCGTCCGATCCCACGCCGTGGCCGGAACTCTTGCCCGGTTTGGAGCCAGATGCCGTGGAACTGGTCAAGTCGTTCCTCTGCTACGACGCTGACAAAAGAATATCAGCTAAAGAGGCAAGTCATGATAACTTGTTTCAGAGAGTTTACTGCGGaacattcaattatttattagtttttctttgtGATAGGGTGGTCTCTTGTGAtagactcgtcggttttcttcgttttcctgaagattcaaatgagaaagacaACGGATCTTTTATTTCGAGTTCCGAAAGACTTAGCAAACTAGTTCAAGTGTAAGctcctaaaattaaatattctgtgacAGTTCCCTTTTCCTTACAGGCACTGCGGCACCAGTGGTTTCACACCCGACCTCTGCCAGTATCGCTAGCGGAC
This region of Choristoneura fumiferana chromosome 11, NRCan_CFum_1, whole genome shotgun sequence genomic DNA includes:
- the LOC141432652 gene encoding cyclin-dependent kinase 20, producing MDKDVSNYSVVGRIGEGAHGLVFKARHLPTGREVALKKILIKNLDDGIPVNVMREIKALQLLRCKYVIKLHDMFPRGMSLVLVLEYMCSGLWDMLHHNQSEMTLPRVKTYAQMLLKGTRYMHAHYVMHRDLKPANLLINHEGILKIADLGLARLYWPDGGRPYSHQVATRWYRAPELLYGARYYCEKVDLWAVGCIIAEMITKKPIFAGESDIEQLAIVLQHLGTPTEESWPGHADLPDFHKITFPPSDPTPWPELLPGLEPDAVELVKSFLCYDADKRISAKEALRHQWFHTRPLPVSLADMPKPTSATKPK